The window CGTCGACGGCGGCTTACCGAGGCTGGAGGTGCCGGTCAGCGCGTAGACGTACTCGCCCGGCGCGGGGAGCGTCAGACCGCCCTCGGGCGGCGGGGCCGGCCGGCCCGGCGCGGGCGTCGGCGTCGGGCCCCCGGGCTTGCCGGACTTCACCGGCTTCGGGGGCTGGAACGTGCCCCCCGGCAGGGGGATCGCGGGCGGCGGGGTCGCACCGCTCGGCAGCGGCGAGACGCTCGCCGCGGGACGCGGCTGTCCGGTCGCGCGGGGCGCGCTGTCGTCGTAGGGGACGTCGAGCCCGGCGTCGCCGGCGGGCGTCACCTCGGGCTGACCACCGCAGGCCGCGAGCGCCGTGACCGACAGGGCCACGGCGAGCAGGGTCGCACCCCGGGCACCGCGGCCTCGCCGTCTCATGTCTCCATCCTTGTCCCGGTTTCCGGACCCGGAAAGCCGAACCGCCGCTCCGTGACGTGTTCGTCGCCTACCGGTGGCGGACTGCGACCGGGCGTGCGGCGGGCGTGAAACCCCCACCAGGCAAGATGGAGGCGAGCCCGGACGGGCGCGGACAGGAACGAGGGGTGCTGCGAAATGCTGGCGACGCGGATCGGTCGGCTGCGGGTGGTCTCGCTGGTCGAGGGAGTCAGTTACGTCCTGCTGCTCCTGATCTCACAGTGGGTGCTCGACTGGCACGCGGGTGTCGCCGTGCTCGGGCCGATCCACGGGATCCTGTTCGTGGCCTACGTGCTGGGCGTGCTCGACCTGCAGCGGCGGATGCGCTGGGACAACGTCACGCTCGTCAAGCTCCTGGTCGCCTCCTCGATCCCGTTCGCCACCTTCTTCGTCGAACGCTGGCTCCGGACGCAGCACGAGCCCGCGGAGCCCGGCCGCGCGGCCTCCCGTCAGGCAGGATGAACTCATGGCTCAGCCTCCTTCGCCCCGTATCCCGACCCATGGCGCCGTCGACCTGTCCGGTCTGAAGGCGCGTCCGACCCGGCCGGGGGAGATTCCCGAGCCACCGGCCCGCTCCGCTCCGCCGGTCGCGGCCGGCTCCGCCCTCGGCGTCGGCCCGGAGCACACCGGCGGGGCCGGGGCCGGCTCGGCGGGCGGCCACGGCGGCAACCCCTGGGTCGTCGAGGTCACCGAGGAGAACTTCGGCACCGAGGTCATGACGACCTCGATGACCGTCCCGGTCGTCATCGACTTCTGGGCGGGCTGGTGCCAGCCGTGCAAGCAACTCGCGCCGATCCTGGAGAAGCTGGCGCTGGAGTACGAGGGCCGCTTCCTGCTGGCCACGATCGACACCGACGCGAACCAGCGCCTCGCGCAGGAGATCGGCATCCAGAGCCTGCCGACGATCCTCGCGGTCGTCGGGCAGCAGCCGGTGCCGCTGTTCCAGGGCGCGCTGCCGGAGGCGCAGGTCCGTCAGTACATCGAGGAGCTGCTCCGCGTCTCGGCGATGAACGGCGTCTCCGGCCGCGCGGCCCCGCGGGGGAGCGTGCCGGCCGCGACGGCGACGGCGACGTCGACCGAGCCGGTCGTCCCGCACGCCGACGCCTACGAGGCGATGGTCGCCGGCAATCTCGACGAGGCCGAGCAGAAGTACTCCGCGGTGCTCGCCGAGCGTCCCGCGGACCGCGACGCGGCCGAGGGCCTCGCGCGCGTGCAGCTGCTTCAGCGCGTGCAGGGCGTCGACCCCGACGTCGCGCTCAAGACCGCGCAGGGCAGCCCGTCCGACCTCGCGGCGGTCCGCCTCGCCGCGGACGTCGAGGTGGCCTCCGGCACCCCCGAGGCCGGGTTCTCCCGACTCGTCGAGGCGATCCGCGTCTCCAGCGGCGACGACCGTGATGCCCTCCGCGAGCACCTGCTCAGCCTGTTCGCCGTCCTTGGCGCCGACGACCCGCGCGTCGTCACCGCCCGC of the Sporichthya polymorpha DSM 43042 genome contains:
- a CDS encoding DUF3817 domain-containing protein, which codes for MLATRIGRLRVVSLVEGVSYVLLLLISQWVLDWHAGVAVLGPIHGILFVAYVLGVLDLQRRMRWDNVTLVKLLVASSIPFATFFVERWLRTQHEPAEPGRAASRQAG
- a CDS encoding tetratricopeptide repeat protein — its product is MAQPPSPRIPTHGAVDLSGLKARPTRPGEIPEPPARSAPPVAAGSALGVGPEHTGGAGAGSAGGHGGNPWVVEVTEENFGTEVMTTSMTVPVVIDFWAGWCQPCKQLAPILEKLALEYEGRFLLATIDTDANQRLAQEIGIQSLPTILAVVGQQPVPLFQGALPEAQVRQYIEELLRVSAMNGVSGRAAPRGSVPAATATATSTEPVVPHADAYEAMVAGNLDEAEQKYSAVLAERPADRDAAEGLARVQLLQRVQGVDPDVALKTAQGSPSDLAAVRLAADVEVASGTPEAGFSRLVEAIRVSSGDDRDALREHLLSLFAVLGADDPRVVTARRALASALF